The Pseudanabaena sp. ABRG5-3 genome includes the window GCGCTAATGATACTGCCAAGCGCTTGATCGGTGCATTTACTTCACCAATGGCAATGGGCATCACCGCCTTTGCCGCCCTTGCCTTACCCGCAGGGATGCAGGTATCAGAGCCTCTCGTACCTGCATTAAAGTCCAATTGGTTGATGATGCACGTTACGGTAATGTTGCTCAGCTATGCCGCTTTGATGACAGGTAGCATTTTAGCGATCGCCTTTTTGATCGTCACCCGTGGTCAAGATGTGGTTTTACAAGGCAGTTCCTTCGGCACAAATCTGCGTAGTGTTACCGAAGCAAAGCAGTCTAATCCCGAAACTTTTGCCGCTTTTGCCATTGAAGGGATGGGTAATGTTTTAAATTCAACAAATCTCTCCTCTGCAAATACCGCTACGCTGGTATCGGAGAATGCAACCCAAACTAAACCCCTATCGCTGCGCCGCCTCACCTTGGGGGAAACTTTAGATAATCTCAGTTATCGAGCGATCGGATTAGGCTTCCCATTGTTGACCATTGGCATCATCGCTGGCGGCGTATGGGCAAACGAAGCATGGGGTTCCTATTGGAGTTGGGACCCTAAGGAAACTTGGTCTTTAATTACATGGCTAGTATTTGCCGCCTATCTGCATACACGCATTACTAAGGGTTGGCAAGGACGCAAGCCTGCAATTTTAGCGAGTGTTGGCTTATTAGTAGTCTGGACTTGCTACCTTGGTGTTAACCTTCTCGGCAAAGGCTTACATAGCTACGGTTGGTTCCTATAGCCTCTAGCTGCATAAAAAAAGAGAGTCGCATAGCGACTCTCTTTTTTTATGCTTTTTTATACTTCAGGAAAAGTAGGATTAAAAATCTGTTCTTCTGTAAATGGACAAACTTCAGGTAAGTCTTGATCGATTAGTTGAGTTTCCTTAAAAAATAATTCTAACCCCAGATCATAGCCAACGGCGATCGCCTCTGATAGGTAAGACTTCAAGCTAGGATTTTGTTGAATATGTCTTTGTAGCTGTTGTCTTTGTACACGAATTGTCACCTGCCAACTGCGACTTCGCATACTGGGCTGATAAATCCACTTCAACAAATGCCCAATTAAAACCCCAAGACGATTTTCCAACTCACGTTTTTCTTGTTTGCCCAAAGATTCAATTTCCTCAACCAGATGCACAATATCCACTGACTTCCAGTCCCCAGACTGCAACAGTTGAGACTGCTCCAAAGTCCAAGCATAAAAATCTGTATCGTACAGTTTGGCTGTCATATCAGGTTCTCCTGCAAACAACTATGTCCTTAAAGTTGTTCACGCTTGATTAACTCTTGTTCTAGTTTAGGCAAACTCTCTAATTCAAATACAGTTATTTGTCCAGAATTAGCACTACCCTTACCATTTTGTAACAGCTCCACCCAATAGCCATATTTTTTACCTTGACGAAGCTCCCCCTGCAAAGCCCAGAGAATTTGTGAAGCATTCTTGCCTCGCGATCGCTGTACCATTGCGGCGGTTGGATAGGCATAAACTCGTTTTGCGGTGGCATAGTCACGCATAATCTCAGGTCCATAAATCGAACGTAGGGACTCTTCTAGACGCGATCGGGTCACACCATTAATGATGTCAAAAAATCGAATCTGCTCACTTCTAATCAGATTGGTATCGCTCGCCTTAATTGCGGCAATCCCTGGTAACACCACACTGGCTTGAAATTGAAAGCGTCTTGATGGGGTATCGCTTTTTCGCACGAGCAGACGCTCACCAGCCTCTGGACGCAAAGCAGGGTTAGTTCTAATCCAATCAATTACTTGATCGGGCTTTTGTCCTGGTAAAGCGATCGCTGAGGGTATCGATTGCCATGCTGTCGGCAAGACGATGCTGAGTATTTGCGTCAAAAGTGTCGTGGCGATCGCCGTCTTGGCACTTTTAATGTTTGTGCTTTTAAAGCAATTCATGTAAGTCCTCTACACCAATTAAATCCTAATGGACAAATTTAGCTGGCAAATAATGGCTGACAGAATATCATGGTCTGAGGGAATTGCAATGACTTTTTCAGTCTTTTTACGATATTTTGTGGCAATCAGTCTTAGTTAAGCCCCAACAAATGAAGGTGGCACGAAGTGCCACCTTCATTTGTTGGGATTTTGCATTGCTAAGTAGCTAAGCGCAATTAAATATAAAACCCCAAATCCCGTGGCGCACGCTGCGCGTGCGCCACGGGATTTAGCTTTAAGATATGGAAGTATAAGTCTGTTATTTAAAAACCTTATGTAGCAGTGATTTTAGGATTGCAATTGAAAAAGTTTCAAAAAATATGTTCAAAAGTATTGACAAACGCTTTTTAAATCTCCATAATAAGGAGCGCTTAAATAAAGAAACGCAAAAAACGAGCTGCAAAACAGCTAGTAGCAAGTGATTCTTAAGGTAAGAGCAAAAATTTGGGTTCGTAGTTCAATTGGTTAGAGCACCGCCCTGTCACGGCGGAAGTTGCGGGTTCGAGCCCCGTCGAACCCGTTCTATAAAGAACGGATAACAAACAAGGAATCGCTTAGCGATTCCTTGTTTGTTTGTTGATTCTATTTTTTATTTTTGAGTAATTGGACTCGTTCTAGGTCACGATTCACTTCAAACGCTAATTCCCGATTTTTAGGATCGGTGGTTAGTGCTTTATTGAGATAGATTTCTGCTTCGCGTAACTTCCCATTCAAAATTAACTCACTACTCCAACGATGATAAGTTACCGCTTGCCAATGGATAACCTCTGGCGTATTGGGGAATCTCTCGCTCATTCCTTCTACAACGGCGATCGCTACAACATATTTTTTTTGCTTCAGCAAATCCTGCACACGCCGCAACATATCCAGCTTTAGTTTTAACTCTGGATTGCTACTAATCGGATCAACTTTATTATTAACCTGCTTCACCTCAATTTTGATTTTGGGATGGGGTTGAGGTGGCTTACTGTAGTTTTTTGGAGGAGGAGGTGGTGGGGCAGAGTTAGCTTGCGATCGCGTAGCAACATTTTTAGAAAACAGTTCTTTTTCTAAATCTCCCTTATCCGCATCTTTGAGCATTTTGTAAGCTTCTTGGACAAGGCGAAACTTATCGGCGGCGGTAGGATCGTTCTGATTAACGTCAGGGTGATACTTACGTGCTAAACGACGGTAGGCGACCTTAATATCATCTAAGGTTGCATTGCGGGGAACTCCTAAAAGTCGATAGCATTCGGATAGGTGCATGAAGTGAAATTTGACGATAAACAGCAGATCACATTTGATAGCTCGTATTAAATCACATTAAAATTTAGAGGCGATCGCAGTTGCTAATCAGGCTTTTTGCGAATTGTATATTTTCCCTTACTAGTAACAGGCGAACCTTTATTAGCTTCTACAAGCTTGATGTACTTATCCAAAGCTTCCTCCTTAGTCCCATGTTCAGAAATAACATGAACCTTACGACTGCCAGCAATTTCGAGGACAACTTGGTGCATAGCTTGGATAGAGTTTGGATAGCCCTAAATTTTTAAATAGTCTAGCAAATAACTCAAACTAAAAGGGGCGCAATGCGCCCCTTTTAGTTTAGTTATTAGCGCTTGGCAAATTTCTTGGTCATTTTGCGTAAACGAATTGATTCAGGAGTGACCTCAAGAATTTCATCGGGACCAATGTATTCCAAGGCGCGTTCGAGGCTCATTTCGATCGGGGCTTGCAACTGCACAATGTCATCAGCACCAGCCGCACGCATATTAGTAAGCTGCTTGCTCTTACAGACGTTTAGTTCCATATCCTGAGGACGATTATTTTCGCCAATGATCATGCCCTTATAAACCTTCGTACCGGGTTTAATGAAGAACACACCACGATCTTCTGCATTCTTCAAGGAGAACTCAGTTGCCACGCCTTCTTCAAAGGAGATCAGTACGCCATTCCGACGAGCGCTAATCTCGCCAGCCGCAGGACGGTAATCAAGGAAGCTGTGGTTCATGATGCCAGCGCCACGGGTTGCACGCATGAAGTCACCACGGAAGCCAATCAAGCCACGAGCAGGAACGACGAATTCTAGCTGAGAGCGTCCAGTACTAGACATTTGCATATCGATCATTTCGGCGCGACGTTGACCAAGACGCTCGATACATCCACCGACGGCATCTTCAGGCACATCCAGAACTAGAGCTTCGTAGGGTTCGCACTTTTGACCATTGATTTCGCGGTAAATAACTTGAGGCTGAGTTACTTGGAACTCATAGCCTTCACGACGCATGGTTTCGATCAAAATACCCAAGTGCAATTCACCACGTCCAGCGACCGCAAAGCGATCAGGGGATTCAGGATCTTCGGTGACACGTAGCGCTACGTTGGTTTCGAGTTCGCGCAATAGGCGATCGCGTACTTGACGGGTGGTGACTAATTTGCCTTCTTGACCAACAAAGGGCGAGTCATTAACGCAGAAGGTCATCTGCAAAGTGGGTTCATCCACTTTGATCATTGGTAGTGCCAGAGGCTCATTAGGACAGGTAATGGTTTCGCCAATATTGGCAGTGGCAAAACCTGCAACCGCCACAATGTTACCTGCGGATGAGGTTTGCATCTCCACACGCTTTAAACCATCAAATCCTAAGAGTTTGGTGATTTTACCTTTAACGATCGAGCCATCTTCCGTGATCAGAGCAGCTTGCTGTCCCGCAGTAATCGTGCCGTTGTGGATTTTGCCGATCACAATCCGACCGAGATATTCGGAATAGTCAAGGGTGGTAACTTGCAATTGCAAAGGCTTGTCAGGATTGCCCACAGGAGGAGATACGTGATGCAGGATTGCTTCAAACAAAGGCTTCATATCTGTGCCTTCATCTTCGAGTTTCTCCTTAGCAAAGCCACCCATGCCTGAAGCAAATAGGTAAGGGAAGTCGCATTGATCATCATCTGCACCGAGTTCGAGGAATAGATCAAGAACTTTGCTGACAGCAACGTGGGGATCAGCAAATTCGCGATCGATCTTATTAATAACGACTAAAGGTCGCAAGCCTTTTTCCAGCGCTTTTTTCAACACAAAGCGAGTTTGGGGCATAGGACCTTCGTTGGCATCAACGATCAGCAAACAACCTTCGACCATGCCAAGTACGCGCTCAACTTCGCCACCAAAGTCCGCGTGTCCGGGGGTGTCAACAATGTTGATCAGCGTATCTTTGTATTTAACCGCAGTATTTTTAGAAAGAATGGTAATGCCGCGTTCACGCTCTAGGTCGTTGGAGTCCATCACGCATTCGACAAGGGCTTCACCTTCGCGAAAAGCGCCAGACTGTCTGAGAAGTGCGTCTACTAGAGTGGTTTTGCCGTGATCGACGTGGGCGATGATGGCGACGTTGCGGATGGGGAGAGACATGGGTGATGTATCGAGTTGATCGAAAAACTTATTATTTCTTTATCTATTATGCTTGAATTTGTCAAAAAACTTTGCATTAGTAATTGTCAATACAAAAAGGCGGTGCTATGCACCGCCTTTTTGTATTTTGGATTGATTAAACTACAAAGGACTTAACCCACTCTGTTGCAGCAAATTAAAGGAGTCTTTGAAAATCATCACGACACCTAATCCCAGCAGAATTACCAAGCCGCCCTGCATGACATTATTTTGTAACTCTTCGGGTAAGGGCTTACCACCGCGCAATGCCTCGATCGCTAAAAATACTAATTGACCACCATCGAGAGCAGGTAAAGGCAAAATATTAATAATCGCGAGGTTAATACTAATGATTGCCGTGAAATCAAATAATGCGGCTGCGTCAGATTTAACTAATTCTGAACCCATCGCCACGATCGCTACAGGACCCGATAATTGTGAAGCCGTATTTTGGAAATTGGTAGCAAGTTGTTTTAAACCTTGAACAGTCATCACAACTAAGCGCTCAAAACTTTGGGTCGCATTATCAATTGCTTCACCAATATTATGGACAGCGCGACGATGGGGCTTGCCTGTAAAGTCCAGTCTGACCCCGATTCTGCCTTTACCAGATTCACCATCAGGCAAGATGGGTACTTGCAGCATTTTGCCATCACGCATTACCTGCAAATCTACGGTTTGATTAGCATTTTTGGCAATCAAGGACTGAAAGCGATCCAAGGTGGTCAAACTGGTGTCAAATTTTGTCCCGTTAGCCGCCAAGATAACATCGCCAGAGCGCAATCCTGAAACTGCCGCAGGTGCATTTGGTTCGAGTATTTTAGTGATTCTTACCCCCGGTTGATCGACCGTGCCGATACCAACGCTCAGGGTCATGACTAATAAAACTAGATAGGCAAATACAAAGTTAGCGATGACCCCTGCACTGATCACGATCGCGCGATCAACGATGGGGCGATTTTTCATCAAGTTGGGATCATTAGGTGGAATATCGCTATCTTCGTCATCATCGGGAAAGCCCACATAACCACCAAGGGGAATTGCCCGCAGCGCATATTCCGTTTGCTTGCCCTGATATTTCCACAGCACGGGGCCAAAACCAATCGAAAACCGATTTACATGAATACCCTGTACACGGGCAGCCATAAAGTGTCCGAGTTCATGAACCAATATCAGAATCGCAAGTACAGCAATTGCAGGCAATGCAGACATAAGCTTTGCTCTAAAAATTTACTAAGAATAATTTCAGATTACGTTGAATGTGTGGTGCAATACACAAAGATTGTTTTGCGATCGTAACACAACCAAAAGCGAAGGAATGCCATACAAGCTTTTGCTCTTAAGTATTTTTCAGGGACTCCCCCGAAAAACTTATGTTAAGATTAATGTATATATGTCATAAATTATTTCAATTAATTAACTTTTATTAACTGCGGTGCTGCAATGAACAACACGATTCGCCTTGCTGCTTCAATTAGTCGCCTAATTCTCAGTTCAGACTCCGCGCCAATTTCTTTAACACAGGGAGCATTGCTTTTGCTGCGGGTTGTGTTGGGGACGGTCATGATCCATAACGGGTTCGATAAACTAGCAGATATTTCTGGTTTTGCCGAAGCCTATGTAGAAGTAATTGGTCTACCATTTCCGATCTTTTTTGCTTATTGTGCCGCCATTACTGAAGTTGTTGCCTCACCTTTATTAGCTTTAGGCTTTTTGACTAGACCTGCTGCTTTGGGACTATTTACAACAATGTTAGTAGCAACCTATCACCATATTTTGGTTGGTGGCTTTTCGATTCCATCGATTGAGCTATCCTCGATTTATGCCGCATCCTTTGCTTTCTTTGTCATTTATGGTGGTGGCAAATATGCGATCGATACTTTGATTGCGAAGTTACTCGGTAAGGCATTATCAGGCGATTCAGAAGCAGATACAACTACACAAACTGTAAAAGTTACTATTTCCAACAAATAAAATATTTATTATTCACAGCAAAAAGCGGCACTTTGTGCCGCTTTTTGCTTTTAGGGAGATAAAACTACTAACAATCTTCAAGGATCTAATAGTCTCTAATAATTTCTTAAGACAGATGACAACTTGCAAATTATTTTTCTTTTTTGATATTTTTTGGAACTAAATAAGCGATCGCAAAGTGT containing:
- the ccsB gene encoding c-type cytochrome biogenesis protein CcsB encodes the protein MQLVALQNLLDNTSFAVLFTTMLVFWIHVAFPNLPYLRSLGNAGMAIANLCIAALLGARWIDAGYFPLSNLYESLFFLAWGITTMHIVVDRIGNKSANDTAKRLIGAFTSPMAMGITAFAALALPAGMQVSEPLVPALKSNWLMMHVTVMLLSYAALMTGSILAIAFLIVTRGQDVVLQGSSFGTNLRSVTEAKQSNPETFAAFAIEGMGNVLNSTNLSSANTATLVSENATQTKPLSLRRLTLGETLDNLSYRAIGLGFPLLTIGIIAGGVWANEAWGSYWSWDPKETWSLITWLVFAAYLHTRITKGWQGRKPAILASVGLLVVWTCYLGVNLLGKGLHSYGWFL
- a CDS encoding DUF29 domain-containing protein, which produces MTAKLYDTDFYAWTLEQSQLLQSGDWKSVDIVHLVEEIESLGKQEKRELENRLGVLIGHLLKWIYQPSMRSRSWQVTIRVQRQQLQRHIQQNPSLKSYLSEAIAVGYDLGLELFFKETQLIDQDLPEVCPFTEEQIFNPTFPEV
- a CDS encoding J domain-containing protein, producing the protein MHLSECYRLLGVPRNATLDDIKVAYRRLARKYHPDVNQNDPTAADKFRLVQEAYKMLKDADKGDLEKELFSKNVATRSQANSAPPPPPPKNYSKPPQPHPKIKIEVKQVNNKVDPISSNPELKLKLDMLRRVQDLLKQKKYVVAIAVVEGMSERFPNTPEVIHWQAVTYHRWSSELILNGKLREAEIYLNKALTTDPKNRELAFEVNRDLERVQLLKNKK
- the typA gene encoding translational GTPase TypA, whose protein sequence is MSLPIRNVAIIAHVDHGKTTLVDALLRQSGAFREGEALVECVMDSNDLERERGITILSKNTAVKYKDTLINIVDTPGHADFGGEVERVLGMVEGCLLIVDANEGPMPQTRFVLKKALEKGLRPLVVINKIDREFADPHVAVSKVLDLFLELGADDDQCDFPYLFASGMGGFAKEKLEDEGTDMKPLFEAILHHVSPPVGNPDKPLQLQVTTLDYSEYLGRIVIGKIHNGTITAGQQAALITEDGSIVKGKITKLLGFDGLKRVEMQTSSAGNIVAVAGFATANIGETITCPNEPLALPMIKVDEPTLQMTFCVNDSPFVGQEGKLVTTRQVRDRLLRELETNVALRVTEDPESPDRFAVAGRGELHLGILIETMRREGYEFQVTQPQVIYREINGQKCEPYEALVLDVPEDAVGGCIERLGQRRAEMIDMQMSSTGRSQLEFVVPARGLIGFRGDFMRATRGAGIMNHSFLDYRPAAGEISARRNGVLISFEEGVATEFSLKNAEDRGVFFIKPGTKVYKGMIIGENNRPQDMELNVCKSKQLTNMRAAGADDIVQLQAPIEMSLERALEYIGPDEILEVTPESIRLRKMTKKFAKR
- the rseP gene encoding RIP metalloprotease RseP — its product is MSALPAIAVLAILILVHELGHFMAARVQGIHVNRFSIGFGPVLWKYQGKQTEYALRAIPLGGYVGFPDDDEDSDIPPNDPNLMKNRPIVDRAIVISAGVIANFVFAYLVLLVMTLSVGIGTVDQPGVRITKILEPNAPAAVSGLRSGDVILAANGTKFDTSLTTLDRFQSLIAKNANQTVDLQVMRDGKMLQVPILPDGESGKGRIGVRLDFTGKPHRRAVHNIGEAIDNATQSFERLVVMTVQGLKQLATNFQNTASQLSGPVAIVAMGSELVKSDAAALFDFTAIISINLAIINILPLPALDGGQLVFLAIEALRGGKPLPEELQNNVMQGGLVILLGLGVVMIFKDSFNLLQQSGLSPL
- a CDS encoding DoxX family protein, giving the protein MNNTIRLAASISRLILSSDSAPISLTQGALLLLRVVLGTVMIHNGFDKLADISGFAEAYVEVIGLPFPIFFAYCAAITEVVASPLLALGFLTRPAALGLFTTMLVATYHHILVGGFSIPSIELSSIYAASFAFFVIYGGGKYAIDTLIAKLLGKALSGDSEADTTTQTVKVTISNK